From a single Nicotiana tomentosiformis chromosome 2, ASM39032v3, whole genome shotgun sequence genomic region:
- the LOC104121572 gene encoding uncharacterized protein — MFATTPRSLYRNFSKALSKPPANPPTITGYLVLTDEESEEMDTFCWGICKHSSITKLPFPQDRIVKVVHNPEFGEPSVHKVWFLPVLDQPLASNRYYVIKAKGRHKGRAYTSWKEADMDSCCFDNSMNDLKPRPFNHKDPYQQFEICPYDFGGFYAKSVAYDGVPPKFLRKKGWQVNSVQSLKVNLREAQGLQLSSQPSDSDTPELNIPSSSKRSVPVILGKWYCPCVLVKERNIRTKEQMNKSLFYEVTLKCWWEQIFSCENQTRRNKAYVEVDARVRKLLTLISGTEAVKDEEGSGGFVWYRVKEEYRKKCTVEKVGLSSAIVEKMRWMQERRGWFDGGESDVRVEGVEEIESENGYWTKFSCYVLVESFVFRRMDGSLLINFNFKNTEKIVCQWE; from the exons ATGTTTGCCACAACACCACGTTCTTTGTACCGTAACTTTTCAAAAGCACTTTCGAAACCTCCTGCAAATCCACCAACTATTACAGGGTATTTAGTACTTACTGATGAAGAATCAGAAGAAATGGATACTTTTTGCTGGGGCATATGCAAGCACAGCAGTATCACCAAGCTCCCATTTCCTCAGGACAGAATTGTGAAAGTTGTTCATAATCCAGAGTTTGGTGAGCCTAGTGTTCATAAAGTTTGGTTTTTACCTGTTCTTGATCAACCTCTAGCATCTAACCGCTACTATGTTATCAAAGCCAAAGGCAGACACAAAGG GCGGGCTTATACATCTTGGAAAGAAGCAGATATGGATAGTTGTTGCTTTGACAATTCGATGAATGATCTAAAGCCAAGGCCTTTCAATCACAAAGACCCATATCAGCAATTTGAGATTTGTCCCTACGATTTTGGTGGGTTTTATGCTAAATCTGTAGCCTATGATGGAGTTCCTCCAAAATTCCTCAGGAAAAAAGGGTGGCAAGTTAATAGTGTCCAGTCACttaaagtgaatttgagagaagCTCAAGGCCTACAATTATCCTCTCAACCATCTGATTCAGATACACCTGAATTAAATATTCCATCATCTTCCAAACGTTCAGTTCCAGTAATTCTTGGCAAATGGTATTGTCCATGTGTGCTAGTAAAAGAGAGAAATATTAGAACTAAAGAACAGATGAATAAATCTTTGTTCTATGAAGTGACTCTTAAGTGTTGGTGGGAGCAAATATTTTCTTGTGAGAATCAAACAAGACGAAACAAAGCATACGTGGAAGTCGATGCACGTGTTAGAAAGTTGTTAACTTTAATCAGTGGGACAGAAGCTGTAAAAGATGAAGAAGGAAGTGGAGGTTTTGTTTGGTATAGAGTGAAAGAGGAATATAGAAAGAAATGTACAGTGGAGAAAGTAGGATTGAGTTCTGCTATTGTTGAGAAAATGAGATGGATGCAAGAGAGAAGGGGATGGTTTGATGGAGGAGAGAGTGATGTAAGAGTGGAAGGTGTAGAAGAGATAGAAAGTGAGAATGGGTATTGGACAAAGtttagttgttatgttttggtggAGAGCTTTGTGTTTAGGAGAATGGATGGGAGTTTGTTAATCAACTTCAATTTCAAGAACACAGAGAAAATTGTGTGCCAGTGGGAATGA